A region from the Niveispirillum cyanobacteriorum genome encodes:
- a CDS encoding aromatic ring-hydroxylating oxygenase subunit alpha has protein sequence MEALEIDRIKAGMQYESTRVGPPDDFPELPEIPAGRYVDPEFYELERQALWRRTWVYAIHADEVPEIGSYLKWDRLGDPLFFVRGDDNKIRCFYNTCRHRGAPVVTEEKGKGRGMVCGYHGWTYNLKGDLINLRDKRDFVGLDLKCKSLIEVRCENFGNWHFINMDKNAGPLMEYLAPVVPDLSEFQPQNLRLADRHGVVVECNVKVLLDAFLEVYHLKSIHQNTVDRFLDHRGSFMTLWPNGHSRMVTPNRRPGWQDPGTKGLPDIPTVGEIPRTANVSINVYPNIVVPPAPTGMPFIVFWPIDIRRMYIEVCWFSPDWGDGPRPEIWETRISNFDRILEEDTQFADSIQKSVESGGFTGISLNYQERRIYHWHEELDRRIGDAVPEHLRVAQVLAKFIEAAQAA, from the coding sequence ATGGAGGCCCTGGAGATCGACCGCATCAAGGCCGGCATGCAGTATGAGTCCACGCGTGTGGGCCCGCCGGATGATTTCCCGGAACTGCCGGAAATCCCCGCCGGTCGCTATGTCGACCCGGAATTCTATGAGCTGGAGCGTCAGGCCCTGTGGCGGCGCACCTGGGTCTATGCGATCCATGCCGATGAGGTGCCGGAGATCGGGTCATACCTGAAATGGGACCGGCTGGGCGATCCGCTGTTCTTCGTGCGCGGCGACGACAACAAGATCCGCTGTTTCTACAATACCTGCCGCCATCGCGGCGCGCCCGTGGTGACAGAGGAAAAGGGCAAGGGCCGTGGCATGGTCTGCGGCTATCATGGCTGGACCTATAACCTGAAGGGCGACCTGATCAATCTGCGCGATAAGCGCGACTTTGTCGGGCTGGACCTGAAATGCAAATCGCTGATCGAGGTGCGGTGCGAGAATTTCGGCAACTGGCATTTCATCAATATGGATAAGAATGCCGGGCCGCTGATGGAGTATCTGGCCCCCGTCGTGCCCGACCTGTCGGAATTCCAGCCGCAGAACCTGCGTCTGGCCGACCGGCATGGGGTGGTGGTGGAATGCAATGTGAAGGTCCTGCTGGATGCGTTCCTGGAGGTCTATCACCTGAAATCCATCCACCAGAATACGGTGGACCGGTTCCTGGACCATCGCGGGTCGTTCATGACGCTGTGGCCTAACGGCCATTCCCGCATGGTCACGCCCAACCGCCGGCCCGGCTGGCAGGACCCAGGCACCAAGGGGTTGCCCGACATTCCGACCGTGGGTGAAATCCCGCGCACGGCCAATGTCTCGATCAATGTCTATCCCAACATCGTGGTGCCGCCGGCCCCGACGGGCATGCCCTTCATCGTGTTCTGGCCCATCGATATCAGGCGTATGTATATTGAGGTCTGCTGGTTCTCCCCCGACTGGGGCGACGGGCCGCGTCCCGAAATCTGGGAAACCCGCATTTCAAACTTCGACCGTATCCTGGAAGAGGATACGCAGTTCGCCGACAGCATCCAGAAATCGGTGGAAAGCGGTGGCTTCACAGGCATTTCCCTGAATTATCAGGAGCGCCGGATTTACCACTGGCACGAAGAACTGGACCGACGCATCGGCGACGCGGTGCCGGAGCATCTGCGGGTAGCGCAGGTGCTGGCGAAGTTTATTGAGGCGGCACAGGCGGCGTGA
- a CDS encoding 3-oxoacyl-[acyl-carrier-protein] synthase III C-terminal domain-containing protein yields the protein MTHSPIGIIGFGAYIPRLRLSRKAMAAALDWLDPNLAAHGKGERAVANWDEDSLTMAVEAARDLLAARALSPDRLVFASTTLPFQDRSNAGLIIDALGLAETTRPADATGSLRAATSALLSALEQTCTTLLTAADRRLARPGSVQDFTYGHGAAAVTVGSGPGVIAEFLGGHSIFRDLVDHYRAEGEDADYVLEERWARDEGYLKIVPAAVKGALAQAGISADQVDHFILPGTMAKIQATLAGKLGLRADSVVDPLAASVGDTGAAHALLMLADILGRTQPGRLILLVGYGQGADAIVLRTTPALSDFIPATGVAGWLSRRQAENNYLKHMSFSGMVNIHFGMRAEHDKRTAHTVAYRKRDMVNGLTGGRCTACGCVQFPRTRACVNPACGAIDTQEPLRLADEAASVKTFTEDWLGFTPCPPLAYGNVQFANGANVMMEFTDIQAGQLAVGLPVRMVFRLKDDDEKRGFRRYFWKATPQGEG from the coding sequence GTGACCCACTCCCCCATCGGCATCATCGGCTTTGGCGCCTACATCCCCCGCCTGCGCCTGTCGCGCAAGGCGATGGCGGCGGCACTTGACTGGCTGGACCCCAATCTGGCGGCACACGGCAAGGGCGAACGCGCCGTCGCCAATTGGGACGAGGACAGCCTGACCATGGCGGTGGAGGCGGCGCGCGATCTGCTGGCTGCCCGCGCGCTGTCGCCCGACCGGCTGGTCTTTGCCTCCACCACCCTGCCCTTTCAGGATAGGTCGAATGCCGGCCTGATCATTGACGCGTTGGGTCTGGCTGAAACCACGCGCCCGGCAGATGCCACCGGCAGTTTGCGGGCCGCAACAAGCGCGCTGCTGTCCGCACTGGAACAGACGTGTACGACCCTGCTGACTGCCGCTGACCGGCGGCTGGCGCGGCCGGGTTCGGTGCAGGATTTCACCTATGGTCATGGGGCCGCAGCCGTGACCGTCGGGTCCGGGCCGGGGGTGATCGCCGAATTCCTGGGCGGGCACAGCATCTTCCGCGATCTGGTGGACCATTACCGGGCCGAGGGGGAGGATGCCGATTACGTTCTGGAGGAACGGTGGGCGCGTGACGAGGGCTATCTTAAGATCGTGCCCGCCGCCGTGAAGGGCGCGCTGGCCCAGGCCGGCATCAGTGCCGATCAGGTGGACCATTTCATCCTGCCCGGCACCATGGCGAAGATCCAGGCAACCCTGGCCGGAAAGCTGGGCCTGCGTGCCGACAGCGTGGTTGATCCGCTGGCGGCCAGCGTGGGTGATACGGGGGCGGCGCATGCCCTGCTGATGCTGGCCGACATTCTGGGCCGGACACAGCCGGGGCGGCTGATCCTGCTGGTCGGGTATGGGCAGGGGGCGGATGCCATCGTTCTGCGCACCACCCCGGCCCTGTCTGATTTCATCCCGGCCACGGGGGTTGCCGGCTGGCTGTCGCGGCGGCAGGCGGAGAACAACTATCTGAAACACATGTCGTTCTCCGGCATGGTCAATATCCATTTCGGCATGCGCGCCGAACATGACAAGCGCACGGCCCACACGGTGGCCTATCGCAAGCGCGACATGGTCAATGGGTTGACGGGCGGACGCTGCACGGCCTGCGGCTGTGTGCAGTTCCCGCGCACCCGCGCCTGTGTGAACCCGGCCTGCGGGGCGATCGACACGCAGGAACCGCTGCGGCTGGCCGATGAAGCGGCATCGGTGAAGACCTTTACGGAGGATTGGCTGGGCTTCACCCCCTGCCCGCCTCTGGCCTATGGCAATGTGCAGTTCGCCAATGGCGCGAACGTAATGATGGAATTCACCGATATCCAGGCGGGGCAATTGGCGGTCGGCCTGCC